Part of the Salmo trutta chromosome 2, fSalTru1.1, whole genome shotgun sequence genome, atattctaagtcagaactgtccagagtagtgaggctagacgggcgggcaggtgcaggcagagatcagttgaagagcatgcatttagtttgacttgcatttaagagcagttggaggccacggaaggagagttgtatggcattgatgctcgtctggaggtttgttaacacagtgtccgaagaagggccagaagtatacagaatggagtcgtctgcgtagaggtggatcagggaatcacccgcagcaagaatgacatcattgatatatacagagaagagagtcggccagagaatttaaccctgtggcacccccatagagactgccagaggtccggacaacaggccctccaatttgacacactaaactctgcctgagaagtagttggtgaaccaggggaggcagtcatttgaggaaccaaggctgttgagtctgccgataagaatgtggtgattgatagagtcgaatgccttggccaggtcgatgaatacggctgcacagtaatgtcttttattgatggcggttatgatatcgtttaggaccttgagcgtggctgaggtgcacccattaccagctcggaaaccagattgcatagcggagaaggtacggtgggattcaaaatggtcggtgatctgtttgttaacttggctttcgaagaccttatgAGACTAAATATGTTTGAGAGACTTCACTTTGATCTTCAAGCATAGATTTAATGCAGTCTACATTTCGATACATTCGTTGTCGTGGATACAATTTTATCCATCCGTGATGGCGGTGACAGCACGCCAGACGATATCACGTGGTGCAGTGTTAATTCTACTCCCCGTGGCATTTTTCTCTCATCGTCACTGGATACATCTGCAGTCGTTGTCTGTGTTTACCTGCAAGACATTTCGTTCTACGTGCCCAATGCTGTAGGCGACCGTTTGTTATGCTATCTGACTGAGTAAAATACAGTCTTGTTTATTCAAGAGTTTTCCTCGACAAATATTATTTATTGGATTTATTTATAGGCTACAGGTTGACAATGGCGACCGATAACATGGAGTTGCTTTCGTCTAGTTCCAGGTTCCAGATTGGTCTTGTCTCATCAACGTCTAGCAGTGGCTAGAGATTCGTTTTGCGACTACCAACGTCATTCCAATCCGTAGTAGAATCGTACATATCGAAGTCCACTCAATAGCAAGGCAGTATCCGTCTGCAGCACCGAGGTGGACAGTGGACACCGGGATTACGGGACCGTACCAGAGACCAACACCTCACCAAAGCCTCACCAAAGTCACATAATAGGTTCTAATTTGCTGTCTTTTGAATGCCTGGAATAACCCACTGTAAATGGCAAAACAACAGCACCTGCTCCTCGTTATGAACTGTCAACCTCGGACAGTGACAAGTGCTGGCGGGAATGCATGGATGTTGCTGTAGAAGTTGCATGTAGAGCTGGTAAGGTAAGTCAAGTGTGGCGACGTCCATCAATTCCAAGTGGCCCTAAAACCAAGTATTTGTGGTAGCCTACTCTAGTGGTAAATGTACATATACAATGTAAAACAGTGAGTAATAGGCCTATTAAAAAATATTGATACTATAGAAACCAGGATTACCTCCCAATAACACACTTGGAAAGCCCTTGGATCAATGGCACAGACAGATTTCCTGATCCCCAGTCATGAATATTGGTGGTGTGCCTTGGGTTTTATCCTCCAGGTGTGTGCTATGTCACTTGGTCCCGCCCCCTCCAGGTAGTGCAGGAGGCGGTGAAACACAAGAAGAACGTGAGTACCAAGAGCACACCAATCTACCTGGTAACGGAGGCCGACCAGCAGGTGGAGGAGCTCATCATCTCCACCCTCAGGGACAAGTTCCCCTCGCACAGGTACGCAATGGTATCTTCCAATGGTATCTCCTCAACACAGGAGTGGTTACATTTTGGCCCCCAGCTATCCCCTGCCCTATgccacaggtgtcaaactcattccacggagggccaactgtctgcaggttttcgctcctcccttgtacttgcctgatgaattaaggtcactaattagtaaggaactcctctcacttggttgtctagggcttaattgaaaggaaaaaccaaaaacctgcagacattaggccagcgtttcccaaactctggcCTGGGTACCCCAAGGGGTtcacgttttgtttttttcccctaacATTACACAGCTAATTCacataatcaaagcttgatgataagttgatcatttgaatcagctttgCAGTGCTTGGGCAAAACCCAAAACGTGCACAACTTGGGGTCCCATGGACAGAGTATGGGAAACCCTGCACTAGACCTTCCATGTAATGAGTTTGACACCACTGCGCTAGGTCCTCTGTGTTTACATATGTAAAAGAGCTCTTTAGGCATCTCATCATGACACTGCTGAGTCTTAAGGAATGGTGCACGCAAGGCATTCACACACTGTATGTTGTGAACTTGTGACAGGTTCATTGGAGAGGAGTCGTCTGCAGCCGGGGAGAAATGCATCTTCACAGACAGCCCTTCCTGGATCATAGACCCTATCGATGGCACCTGTAACTTTCTTCACAGGTACAATGTCAGTTTCCaacagtgtcacggttgtcgtagggtaaagaccaagacgcagcgggaaaatatatactcatcttctttttatttggtgaagaagggaaacacaataaacgtatacaaaacacaaacgaactggacagtcttgtcaggcacacagctaaacaagcacaatctcccacaaaatcccatgacaaacaaactcctaattataggaccttcaatcagaggcaacgataaccagctgcctccaattgaaggtccaaccccaataaactaaacatagaactacaatagactagatagaacatagaaaaactaacatagaacatagactaacaaaccccgaacacccctctacctaaatacatagcccaaaccacataaaacaaacaccccctgccacgtcctgaccaaactataataacaaataacccctattactggtcaggatgtgacagtaccccccccccaaaggtgcagaccccggatgcacctcacacaaataaccaaaaataacCCCCAAAACAAAACTAAATCccaaaactaaagggagggaagggagggtggcagcCGTCACCGACgactcctgtgctacacccccccctccccaaacctcctacagtggaggtggcttaggctcaggccttaatcccctaccggaccaaaccacccccactgcatacctctgcctctctgcctgaggccagtcactgaagaccctggactgggctctgggagctctggactgtagggtgactctaggagctctggactgtaggcagactcactcggttccggactgtaggccgactcactcgctgccggactgtaggccgtctcactcggtgctggactgtaggccgtctcactcggtgccggactgtaggccgtctcactcggtgccggacagtaggccgtctcactcggttccggacagtaggccgtctcactctgttccggactagacactgttacCAGATACTCTGgatgaggtactgttgccggacactctggacgaggtactgttgccggacactctggacgaggtactgttgccggacactctggacgaggtactgttgccggacactctgaacgaggtactgttgccggacactctggactgggactgggctgacgcactggaagcctaatgcgtggggctggtagtggaggtaccagactggggacacgcacctcaaggttagtgcgaggagcaggaacaggccgagttggactgggctgacacactggaagcctggtgcgtggtgctggtaccagATGTGCCAGACTGaagacacacacctcagggctagtgcgaggagcaggaacaggacgagttggactgggctgaaccactggaagcctggtgcatgGTGCTGGTTTAGGAGACGGCAGACTATGGATACGCACCTCAGGGTCAGCacgagaagcaggaactggatataccgggccatgggtaagtactggaggtctggagcgcaactcttgcacaacccgtcctggctggatggaaatagCAGCCTTGCACAAGCGGACCGCTGGTaaagggcgaactgggctgtgcagaggcctgatggttgccgtgcgtagaacaggcgtagggtagcctgggcctaggaggcgcactggtggccagatgcgctgtgcaggcatcctccttccaggctggatgcctactctagcacggcacttgcgaggggctgggatcgctcgcacaggactgtgcgtgcgcacggGCGAGTTCGTGCAcacttccgcatactccggcgctctccactccagttgcttcccataataagcacggggagttggcttgcggCTCAATCCTGGCCTCGCCAAACTACCcgtttccccccccccaaaacaattattgggggtgcctctcgtgcttccccttCGGCGCGTACAAGACTTCATACCAGCGCcgttccgccttggctgcctctatctcctctggtgggcgacgatattccccatcctggtgccatggtccagccccgtccagaatttcctcccatgtccatgattcccgACAGTCCTTCTGTTGctgcttcctccgctgcttggtccgtggttggtgggagattctgtcacggttatcgtagggtaaagaccaagacgcaggcgggaaaatatatactcatcttatttttatttggtgaagaagggaaacacaataaacgtatacaaaacacaaacgaactggacagtcttgtcaggcacacagctaaacaagcacaatctcccacaaaatcccatgacaaacaaactcctaattataggaccttcaatcagaggcaacgataaccagctgcctccaattgaaggtccaaccccaataaactaaacatagaactacaatagactagatagaacatagaaaaactaacatagaacatagactaacaaaccccgaacacccctctacctaaatacatagcccaaaccacataaaacaaacaccccctgccacgtcctgaccaaactataataacaaataacccctattactggtcaggacgtgacaaacagcAATATCTACAACAGCCATTTCCTCAGATTAGGGATTTGGAACTACACATGTTGAAATAAAGATGATACTACAACACATAGTAAATAAAGATGATACTACAACATAGTAAATAAAGATGATACTACAACACATAGTAAATAAAGATGATACTACAACACATAGTAAATAAAGATGATACTACAGCACATAGTAAATAAAGATGATACTACAGCAAGCGAATCCATGATGGCGTAttagtcagacgtctttgtcctgtcctgtctcttGTATagatctttttacatctttttcttcgcgtatctttttaaaatattttcctaaacctcaactccGGCAACCCGcatcacccaatgtggcgtggatcagtttttttcttctaaagtatttctatttacttcggctctggaatccctcaactgaagctagccagctaactacctaccagctatcagtcagcaaaccattgctagctgtcatcagctaacctttagctcggaaagctctcgccagttcgaacaacgtgacccaaaccagagcataatggacctatttttttttctctccatgtcCCCAGATTCCTACCGAAaactggatcttcgcaactagaactagctaaccgcaatcccagGTGACTACTCCTTGCTAGCGTTTCCATCCaagagcaagcaccaattagcctgaagctagcctggCTAGGACTCCtgggctaccaccgaagcccactcctgggctacaatatctggaccccttctactgccggtacggggcacggaaccccgccgatcctctacgactggaataccgacaatCTGCccaaggattccaacaggcccctcaggcgcaacgtccgctgaaggcccattctgctaaccgctgcctgctagctacctagagctacttggaaccctactaatccacgactggtctattgacgtcaccgcacgaagaggcaaaaacagacttacctccATCGTGATGTCCCCCAAAGGCCCTTCtactaacttgctagccccggtctgctaactgctagcttgctagccccggtctgctaactgctagcttgcttgccctggtctgctaactgctagcttgcttgccctggtctgctaactgcttgcttgctaacccggtctgctaactgctagcttgttggcCCCGGCCTACTatctgctagcttgttagcaccggcctgctaactgtctgaatcgccgtgtccccagccagcccaaccactcactggacccatatgttcacttggctactcatgcctctctctaatatcaatatgcctcgtccattactgtcctggttagtgattactgtcttatttcactgtagagcctctagccctgctcaatatgccttaaccaaccatgttgttccacctcctacatatgcgatgacatcacctggtttaaatgtctctagagactatatctctcacatcattactcaatgcctaggtttacctccaatgtactcacttcctaccttacctttgtctatacactatgccttgaatctatgctatcgtgcccagaaacctgctccttttactctctgttccaaacgtgctagatagccagttcgtatagcctttagccgtacccttatcctacttctcctctattcctctggtgatgtagaggttaatccaggtcctgcagtgcctagctcctttcccactccccaggtgctctcatttgttgacttctgtaaccgtaaaagcctttgtttcatgcatgttaacattagaagcctactccctaagttttttttactcactgctttagcacactctgccaacccggatgtcttagccgtgtctgaatcctggcttaggaaaaccaccaaaaaccctgaaatctccatccctaactataacattttccgccaagatagaactgccaaagggggcggtgttgcaaagacagcctgcagagttctgtattactatccaagtctgtacccaaacaattcgagcttttacttctaaaaattcacctttccagaaaaaaGTATCttactgttgccgcttgctatagaccaccctctgcccccagctgtgccctcaacaccatatgtgaattgattgcccccatctatcttctgagctcgtgctactcggtgacataaactgggacatgcttaacaccccggccatcctacaatctaagcttgatgccctcaatctcacacaaattatcaatgaacctaccaggtacaaccccaaatccataaacacgggcaccctcatagatatcatcctaactaactcgccctccaaatacacctctgctgttttcaatcaagatctcagcgatcactgcctcattgcctgcatccgtaatgggtctgcgacgaaacgaccacccctcatcactgtcaaacgctccctacaacacttctgcgagcaggcctttctaatcgacctggccggggtaccctggaatgacattgacctcatcccgtcagtagaggatgcctggttattctttaaaagtgccttcctcaccatcttaaataagcatgccccattccaaaaatgtagaactaggaatagatatagtccttggttcactccagacctgtatgcccttgaccagcaccaaaacatcctgtggcgttctgcatttgcatcgaatagcccctgtgatatgcaacttttcagggaagttaggaacaaatatacacaggcagttagaaaagctagggctagctttttcaaacagaatgcatcctgtagtacaaacacaaaaaagttctgggacactgtctagtccatggagaataagagcacctcctcccagctgcccactgctctgaggctaggaaacactgttaccaccgataaatccactaataattgatcatttcaacaagcatttctctacggctggccatgctttccacctggctacccctaccccggtcaactgccaggcaccctccacagcaacccgccaaagcccccaccatttctccttcacccaaatccagatagctgatgttctgaaagagctgcaaaatctggacccctacaaatcagccaggctagacaatctggacccactctttctaaaactatctgccgaaattgttgcaacccctattactagcctattcaacctctctttcgcatcgtctgagattcccaaagattggaaagctgccgcggtcatccccctcttcaaagggggtgacactctagaccctaactgctacagacctatatctatcctaccctgtctttataaggtcttcgaaagccaagttaacaaacagattaccgaccatttcgaatcccaccgtaccttctctgctatgcaatctggtttcagagctggtcatgggtgcacctcagccacgctcaaggtcataaacgacatcataactgacatcgataagagacattactgtgcagccgtattcatcgacctggccaaggctttcgactctgtcaatcaccacattcttattggcagactcgacagccttggtttctcaaatgattgccttgcctggtttaccaactacttctctgatagagttcagtgtgtcaaatcggagggcctgttgtccggacctctggcagtctctatgggggtgacacagggttcaattcttgggctgactctcttctctgtatacatcaatgatgttgctcttgctgctggtgattccctgatccacctctacgcagacgacaccattccgtatacttctgtcccttctttggacactgtgttaactaacctccagacgagcttcgatgccatacaactctcctaaatgcatgctattcaatcgatctctgcccgcacctgcccgcccgtccagcatcactactctggatggctctgacttagaatacgtggacaactacaaatacctaggtgtctggttagactccttccagactcacattaagcatctccaatccaaaattaaatctagaatcggcttcctatatcacaacaaagcatccttcactcatgctgccaaacataccctcgtaaaactgaccatcctaccgatcctcgacttcggcgatgtcatctataaaatagcctccaccactctactcaacaaattggatgcagtctatcacaatgccatccgttttgtcaccaaagccccatacactacccaccactgcgatctgtacactctcgttggttggccctcgcttcatactcgtcgccaaacccactggctacagatTATCTACAAATCTCTGCTAGATAAagcccaccttatctcagctcactggtcaccatagcagcacccacccgtagcacccgctccagcaagtatatctcactggtcacccccaaagccaattcctcctttggtcgcctttccttccagttctctgctgccaatgactggaacgaactgcaaaaatcactgaagctggagactcatatctccctcactagctttaagcaccagctgtcagagcagctcacagatcactgcacctgtaaacagcccatctatctacctcatcctcttactgtatgtattttatttatctttctcctttgcaccccagtatctctacttgcacattcatcttctgcacatctaccattccagtgtttaattgctatattgtaattacttcgccaccatggcctatttattgcctcatttgcactcactgtatatagactttttgttttcttttttttctactgtattattgactgtatgttttgtttattccatgtgtaactctgtgttgttgtatgtgtcgaattgctatgctttatcttggccaggtcgcagttgcaaatgagaacttgttctcaactagcctacctggttaaataaaggtgaaatatatatatttttaaataaacatAGTAAATTAAGATGATACTACAACATAGTAAATAAAGATGATACTACAGCACATAGTAAATAAAGATGATACTACAACACATAGTAAATAAAGATGATACTACAACACATAGTAAATAAAGATGATACTACAGCACATAGTAAATAAAGATGATACTACAACACATAGTAAATAAAGATGATACTACAACACATAGTAAATAAAGATGATACTACAACACATAGTAAATAAAGATGATACTACAACACATAGTAAATAAAGATGATACTACAACACATAGTAAATAAAGATGATACTACAGCACATAGTAAATAAAGATGATACTACAACACATAGTAAATAAAGATGATACTACAGCACATAGTAAATAAAGATGATACTACAACACATAGTAAATAAAGATGATACTACAACATAGTAAATAAAGATGATACTACAACACATAGTAAATAAAGCAAGTAGTTAAACTCTGTCATTGATAGAATAGTATCACCAAATATTTAGGCTATTGATGATGTACTTGGTTTTCTCAATTTCTCCATGGTTGCAGTTAGCATTGGTTTCGCTGTGAAGAAAGAGGTAAGCATGAGAAGTATGGGTGAACATAATTtaccaagtaaaaaaaaaagattattaaAAGGGTATTCATTTGTATTCTAATGTAGTTTGAGTTTGGAGTGATCTACCATTGCTTCGATGGAATGTTATACACAGCAAGAAAAGGCCAAAGGGGCATTTTGCAATGGTGTAAGGATCAATGTTTCAAAGGAAAAAGGTAAGTCAACTTCTTACTGCTTTGTGTGATGCACCCACATTTTCATAGTGGATTGTAATGCCATATGTTAAACCAGGGGTTGTCAAGCCTGTTATTGGAGTGCCATATGTTAAACCAGGGGTTGACAAGCCTGTTACTGGAGTGCCATATGTTAAACCAGGG contains:
- the LOC115150047 gene encoding inositol monophosphatase 2-like, whose product is MDVAVEVACRAGKVVQEAVKHKKNVSTKSTPIYLVTEADQQVEELIISTLRDKFPSHRFIGEESSAAGEKCIFTDSPSWIIDPIDGTCNFLHRFLPKTGSSQLELANRNPR